The DNA segment GGGCGCGACACGTTGTCGCACGCGGGCTCACTGTGCGCCAGACCGAAGCACTGGTCAGGCAGTGGCTGAGTGATAAACCTGAACCTGTCGAGCCCCCCAAGGCCGACCCCGACATCAGCCGGCTGGAGCAGCGCTTGGCAGAGCGGCTGGGCTCTGCGGTGCAGATTCGCCACGGGCAGAAGGGCAAGGGGCAACTGGTGATCCGCTACAACTCCCTCGATGAGCTGCAAGGCGTTCTTGCTCACATCCGCTGAAACAATTGACCTGTAACGTGTAGTCGGAAATCGACTCCTTGGAGTTGAACGGGGGCTGAACCGCCCCTATACTCTGCGCGCATTTTGTCGGCACAAATTATGCCAAGTTAACGATGATGGCGACCGCCGACCGAGGAGCTGTAGCGATGGAATCACGCAAGCCAGACCGCCTGCCGTTCCACCGCCTTGCGGTTTTCCCGGTACTGATGGCGCAATTGATCGTCGTTGTACTGGCTGCCTTGGCGCTGTGGCAGTGGAATGGAGTCGTAGCCGGGTATTCGGGGCTTTGTGGGGGCCTGATAGCTTGGCTGCCCAATATGTATTTCGCTCACAAGGCGTTCCGGTTTACCGGAGCCCGAGCCGCCAAAGCCATCGTCCGGTCGTTCTACGCCGGCGAGGCGGGCAAACTGATTTTGACCGCAGTGCTGTTTGCACTGACGTTCGCAGGTGTGAAGCCTTTGGCGCCGCTGGCTGTATTCGGCGTGTTCATGTTGATCCAGGTGGTCAACTGGTTCGCTCCCCTGTTGATGAGAACAAGACTTTCCAGACCTTAGGGCGTTTGAGGCAACCATGGCAGCAGAAACCGCTTCGGGCTATATCCAGCACCACTTGCAGAACTTGACCTTCGGTCAGCTCGCTGATGGCAGCTGGGGCTTTGCCCACACCGCAGCAGAAGCAAAGGAAATGGGCTTTTGGGCCTTCCACGTCGATACCCTCGGGTTTTCGGTGCTTCTGGGCATCCTTTTCGTACTGATCTTCCGTATGGCAGCCAAGAAGGCCACTTCCGGCCAGCCTGGTGCACTGCAGAACTTTGTTGAAGTGCTGGTCGAGTTCGTCGACGGCAGCGTAAGAGACAGCTTCCACGGTCGTAGCGCCGTGATCGCGCCTCTGGCACTGACCATCTTCGCCTGGGTGTTCCTGATGAACGCCGTCGACCTGGTACCGGTAGACTGGATCCCGGTTCTGGCCGCCAAAATTGCCGGTGACGAGCACCTGTTCTTCCGTGCCGTACCTACAACCGACCCGAACGCGACCCTGGGCATGGCCCTGTCGGTGTTCGCGCTGATCATTTTCTACAGCATCAAGATCAAGGGCTTCGGCGGCTTCATCGGCGAGTTGACCCTGCACCCGTTCAGCAGCAAGAACGTTTTCGTTCAGGCGCTGCTGATTCCGGTCAACTTCCTGCTCGAGTTCGTGACCCTGATCGCCAAGCCAATCTCGCTGGCACTGCGTCTGTTCGGCAACATGTACGCCGGCGAGCTGGTCTTCATCCTCATTGCCGTGATGTTCGGCGCCGGCCTGCTGTGGCTGAGCGGTCTGGGTGTCGTTCTGCAATGGGCATGGGCGGTGTTCCACATCCTGATCATCACCCTGCAAGCGTTCATCTTCATGATGCTGACCATCGTCTATCTGTCGATGGCTCACGAAGATAACCATTAAGATCGCCTCGCGGCGTATCTGATGACCCTCGCGTCGGCTGTAATGGCCAGGATGCGAGGGTGCCCGCAAGGGCTGATGTAAATAACGATTCTGTTTCACGCTTCAATCTAAAAACTAACCAATACGACGTAAAAGTCGGGAGGAAAGATGGAAACTGTAGTTGGTCTTACCGCTATCGCTGTTGCTCTGCTGATCGGCCTGGGCGCTCTGGGTACTGCTATCGGCTTCGGCCTGC comes from the Pseudomonas sp. StFLB209 genome and includes:
- a CDS encoding F0F1 ATP synthase subunit I, with amino-acid sequence MESRKPDRLPFHRLAVFPVLMAQLIVVVLAALALWQWNGVVAGYSGLCGGLIAWLPNMYFAHKAFRFTGARAAKAIVRSFYAGEAGKLILTAVLFALTFAGVKPLAPLAVFGVFMLIQVVNWFAPLLMRTRLSRP
- the atpB gene encoding F0F1 ATP synthase subunit A translates to MAAETASGYIQHHLQNLTFGQLADGSWGFAHTAAEAKEMGFWAFHVDTLGFSVLLGILFVLIFRMAAKKATSGQPGALQNFVEVLVEFVDGSVRDSFHGRSAVIAPLALTIFAWVFLMNAVDLVPVDWIPVLAAKIAGDEHLFFRAVPTTDPNATLGMALSVFALIIFYSIKIKGFGGFIGELTLHPFSSKNVFVQALLIPVNFLLEFVTLIAKPISLALRLFGNMYAGELVFILIAVMFGAGLLWLSGLGVVLQWAWAVFHILIITLQAFIFMMLTIVYLSMAHEDNH